From the Oleiharenicola lentus genome, one window contains:
- the infC gene encoding translation initiation factor IF-3, with product MALSSPSPGGRLPYNRDPRRNNDPYAAIRRNHRIKSPQVRVISPEGRQLGIMDTPKAIALALQFNLDLVEVAAAATPPVCRIMDFGKYVYEEQKKHAHNKPAGTKLKEIEFTVRIEKGDFNTKLRHAEEFLDHGNKVKLRLKFRGREMAHPEMGFDLMKKALEELSTMGHPDAEPKLTGKQINVMLSPLPANKRKPKLHVREHGQAPVEHGHAPEQPSAPPAAE from the coding sequence ATGGCACTATCCTCTCCCTCGCCTGGCGGCCGCCTCCCCTACAATCGCGATCCGCGTCGTAACAACGACCCCTATGCGGCCATCCGCCGCAATCATCGCATCAAGTCGCCCCAGGTCCGCGTGATCAGTCCCGAAGGCCGCCAGCTCGGCATCATGGACACGCCGAAGGCCATCGCGCTCGCGCTGCAGTTCAACCTGGATCTGGTCGAGGTCGCCGCCGCCGCCACGCCGCCCGTGTGCCGCATCATGGATTTCGGCAAATACGTTTACGAGGAGCAGAAGAAGCACGCGCACAACAAGCCCGCGGGCACGAAGCTCAAGGAGATCGAGTTCACCGTCCGCATCGAGAAGGGCGATTTCAACACCAAGCTCCGCCACGCCGAGGAGTTCCTCGACCATGGCAACAAGGTGAAGCTCCGCCTGAAATTCCGCGGCCGCGAGATGGCTCATCCCGAGATGGGCTTCGACCTGATGAAGAAGGCGCTGGAGGAGCTCTCCACCATGGGGCACCCCGACGCCGAGCCGAAGCTCACCGGCAAGCAGATCAACGTCATGCTCTCGCCGCTCCCGGCGAACAAGCGCAAGCCCAAGCTCCATGTGCGCGAGCACGGCCAAGCTCCGGTTGAGCACGGCCATGCCCCCGAGCAGCCCTCCGCGCCGCCCGCGGCGGAATGA
- the lpxA gene encoding acyl-ACP--UDP-N-acetylglucosamine O-acyltransferase, producing the protein MNIHPTAIVEDGVQLGAGCVIHPYAVVKRGTVLGEGVAVHPFAVVGGDPNFLKFDPATVSGTRIGAGTVIREHASINRSIYAGKDTVVGARCFLMANAHVGHDCTVGNDVVFATNVMLGGHVDVGDFTFLGGGAGVHQFCRIGEGVMVAGLARITQDLASFLLVAERNEVSGLNLIGLKRRGVAREAIAELKDGYRAVFVGGDPRKLAAARLAAGVRSAEARRFLEFFAGGKRGFARPALGGAASEDVE; encoded by the coding sequence ATGAACATCCACCCGACCGCCATCGTGGAGGACGGCGTGCAGCTGGGCGCCGGTTGCGTGATCCATCCCTATGCCGTCGTCAAACGCGGTACCGTGCTGGGCGAAGGCGTCGCCGTGCATCCGTTCGCGGTCGTGGGCGGCGATCCGAACTTCCTGAAATTCGACCCCGCCACGGTGAGCGGCACCCGCATCGGTGCGGGCACCGTCATCCGTGAGCACGCCTCCATCAACCGCTCCATCTACGCGGGCAAGGACACGGTGGTCGGGGCGCGCTGCTTCCTGATGGCGAACGCGCATGTGGGCCATGATTGCACCGTGGGCAACGACGTGGTCTTCGCGACCAATGTCATGCTCGGCGGGCACGTGGACGTGGGCGATTTCACCTTTCTCGGCGGCGGGGCCGGCGTGCATCAGTTTTGCCGCATCGGCGAGGGTGTGATGGTCGCGGGTCTCGCGCGCATCACGCAGGACCTTGCCTCGTTTCTGCTCGTGGCCGAACGCAACGAGGTGTCGGGGCTGAACCTGATCGGCCTCAAGCGCCGCGGCGTTGCCCGCGAGGCCATTGCCGAGCTAAAGGACGGCTATCGCGCCGTCTTTGTCGGCGGCGATCCGCGGAAGCTTGCCGCTGCGCGCCTGGCGGCCGGGGTGCGCAGTGCCGAGGCGCGGCGGTTCCTGGAGTTTTTCGCCGGTGGCAAGCGCGGCTTTGCGCGGCCGGCGCTCGGCGGGGCCGCTTCCGAGGACGTGGAATGA
- the pdxA gene encoding 4-hydroxythreonine-4-phosphate dehydrogenase PdxA: MKPLALTCGDPAGVGPEIIAAWLAAQPAGRTEVAVIGPQRWLDSLPTGPQKVAVGLEDFAATPGRPDGDGALVAWAAMERAALGTQAGEFSGVVTGPVSKERLAAIGYPHPGQTEFFAASWGGDPVMGFCGGRLRVALATWHIPLHQVGRALGPHLLHRTVAAAAELARADGIAVPRIGVCGLNPHAGEGGLLGYEEKDFLNPALEHLQPEFPGLSLCQPGDTLFARALRGEFDVVVALYHDQGLAPLKTVDFDEAVNVSLGLPFVRTSPDHGTAFGIAGQGKASPRSFANAVEVARRLIKLRSGA; this comes from the coding sequence ATGAAACCCCTCGCGCTCACCTGTGGCGACCCCGCCGGGGTCGGCCCCGAGATCATCGCCGCATGGCTGGCGGCGCAGCCCGCGGGAAGGACGGAGGTCGCGGTGATTGGTCCGCAACGCTGGCTCGATTCGCTCCCGACCGGTCCGCAAAAGGTGGCGGTGGGGCTGGAGGATTTTGCCGCCACGCCCGGCCGGCCCGACGGCGACGGCGCCCTCGTCGCTTGGGCGGCGATGGAGCGCGCCGCCCTAGGCACGCAAGCGGGGGAATTTTCGGGCGTCGTCACCGGTCCGGTCAGCAAGGAGCGGCTTGCCGCCATCGGCTACCCGCATCCGGGGCAGACGGAGTTCTTTGCCGCGAGCTGGGGCGGCGATCCGGTCATGGGCTTTTGCGGCGGCCGGCTGCGCGTGGCCCTTGCGACGTGGCACATCCCGCTGCATCAGGTCGGGCGGGCGCTCGGGCCGCACCTGTTGCACCGCACGGTCGCGGCCGCCGCCGAACTGGCGCGGGCCGACGGCATCGCCGTGCCGCGCATCGGTGTCTGCGGACTCAACCCGCACGCCGGCGAAGGCGGGCTGCTGGGCTACGAGGAAAAAGATTTTCTCAATCCGGCGCTGGAGCACCTTCAGCCGGAGTTTCCCGGGTTGTCGCTGTGCCAGCCGGGCGACACGCTCTTTGCGCGGGCCCTGCGCGGGGAGTTCGACGTGGTGGTCGCCCTCTACCACGACCAGGGGCTCGCGCCGCTCAAGACCGTGGACTTTGACGAAGCGGTGAACGTTTCCCTCGGCTTGCCCTTCGTGCGCACGAGCCCCGACCACGGCACGGCCTTCGGCATCGCGGGGCAGGGGAAGGCCAGCCCGCGCAGTTTTGCCAATGCGGTGGAAGTGGCCCGGCGCTTGATTAAACTCCGGTCCGGGGCATAA
- a CDS encoding HesB/IscA family protein yields the protein MSTATTVPPPAEGVREGNENLVRLTASAGAKVAALIARDRAGDYLRIAITGGGCNGLSYKLRFAPEPKRGDILVRSAGVPTLVDAKTALYLKGTVLDYSDKMIGGGFKFTNPNAKASCSCGESFSV from the coding sequence TTGAGTACCGCCACCACAGTCCCGCCGCCCGCCGAGGGCGTCCGCGAAGGCAACGAGAACCTCGTGCGCCTGACCGCGTCCGCCGGCGCCAAGGTGGCGGCCCTCATCGCCCGGGACCGCGCCGGCGATTACCTGCGCATTGCCATCACCGGGGGCGGTTGCAACGGCTTGAGCTACAAGCTGCGTTTCGCCCCGGAACCCAAGCGCGGCGACATCCTCGTCCGCAGCGCCGGTGTGCCCACCCTGGTGGACGCCAAGACCGCCCTCTACCTCAAGGGCACCGTGCTCGACTATTCGGACAAGATGATCGGCGGCGGCTTCAAGTTCACCAACCCCAACGCCAAGGCCTCCTGTTCCTGCGGCGAGAGCTTCAGCGTGTGA
- a CDS encoding beta strand repeat-containing protein, whose product MRPTCSTRLLLLVAAGLAGAIRLSAQFTYTWNNGTIPASLLTSGQSMLITTSAEHDFNAVAVTNQGTIEWAEGRLRSGNGGSISNQGIWNDTGTSTLGATSAGASAFKNDYGGAYGFTNTATGTYNKSGSGHTHFFDVGFTNDGAVNVTAGILYLNGGGTNTGTMVTASGASTVFTNSYTLATGSALTGAGTYQLAGGTLTASGIVTVSNLSLTGGTLGGTHTFTSSALDWNSGNWNGIAITTLGSGTTLAITSGNEHDFDGRDLFNQGTVNWSGGRLRSGNGGSIVNDGLWNDTGTSVLGGTVAGASAFKNDYGGAYGFSNSATGTYTKSGTGTTTFQDVGFNNAGIVNVNAGTLVLSGGGTNTGTIATASGATLSLVNSYTLDTGSTLTGTGTIQATGGTLTLNNSVTLSHLLLNGATLAGTHSWNGTVTWSTGNWNTAGTTTNPTGSILNISGPAEHDFDTRDLVNAGTINWSAGRLRSGNGGSILNQGQWNDTGTSGLSGNSPGASSFKNDYGGSYTFTNAAGATYTKSGSGNTIFTDVALTNDGTMNVTAGMLYLVAGGTNNGTITTGAGATLTFGNGFTLANGSSLLGAGTIETYGGAITLTGTVNLSHLQVYSATLAGTHSLAGTVTWNTGDFNTTGTTTNLAGSTFNIATAAEHDFNTRDFVNQGTVNWTAGRLRSGNDGSIVNQGQWNDTGTSSLGATSSGASAFKNDYGGTYTFTNAAGATYNKTGSGNTHFQDVPLLNDGAISVQSGNLFLNGGGTNVGTMVTASGANTVFSNSYTLATGSSLTGAGLYQATGGTLTVNGTVTVSHLTHTGGTLVGTHTFANSALTWNGSDWNSAGTTTLGTGTTLTVSGTAERDFNTRILVNQGTLSWTGGRFRSGNGGSITNEGLWHDLGTSTAPGTSAGASAFKNDYGGAYTFTNAASGTYHKAGTGLTTFQDVGVSNAGEIHTDAGTLSFVAGLSLAPTSVLSFSLGGTTAGTDYGLVAVSSALVLSGSLALDFSGGFQNSILGANTFTLLNSGATLTGSFANVANGQRLWTADGFGSFEVHYGAASIFSPSSLVLANFEAVPEPTTWLLLALGLIPLWRRRA is encoded by the coding sequence ATGCGCCCGACCTGTTCCACCCGTCTCTTGCTGTTGGTTGCCGCCGGTCTGGCGGGGGCCATCCGACTCTCGGCCCAGTTCACTTACACCTGGAACAACGGCACGATTCCCGCCTCGCTGCTCACTTCCGGGCAGTCGATGCTCATCACGACGAGCGCGGAGCACGATTTCAATGCGGTCGCGGTGACCAACCAGGGCACGATCGAGTGGGCGGAGGGTCGCCTCCGCTCCGGCAATGGCGGCAGCATTTCCAATCAGGGCATCTGGAACGACACCGGCACCAGCACCCTCGGCGCCACCAGCGCCGGCGCCTCGGCCTTCAAGAACGACTACGGCGGCGCCTACGGCTTCACCAACACTGCGACGGGCACCTACAACAAGTCCGGCTCAGGCCACACCCACTTCTTCGACGTCGGCTTCACCAACGACGGCGCCGTCAATGTCACCGCCGGCATCCTCTACCTGAACGGCGGCGGCACCAACACCGGCACCATGGTCACCGCCTCCGGCGCGAGCACGGTGTTCACCAACAGCTACACCCTCGCCACCGGTTCCGCGCTGACGGGCGCGGGCACCTACCAGCTCGCCGGCGGCACGCTCACCGCCAGCGGCATCGTCACGGTTTCCAACCTCAGCCTCACGGGCGGCACGCTCGGCGGCACCCACACCTTCACGAGCTCCGCCCTCGACTGGAACAGCGGCAACTGGAACGGCATCGCCATCACCACCCTCGGCTCCGGCACCACCCTCGCGATCACCAGCGGCAACGAACACGACTTCGACGGACGCGATCTCTTCAACCAGGGCACCGTCAACTGGTCCGGCGGACGCCTCCGCTCGGGCAACGGCGGCAGCATCGTCAACGACGGTCTCTGGAACGACACCGGCACCAGCGTGCTCGGCGGCACCGTCGCCGGCGCCAGCGCCTTCAAGAACGACTACGGCGGCGCCTACGGTTTTTCCAACTCCGCCACCGGCACCTACACCAAGTCCGGCACCGGCACCACGACCTTCCAGGATGTCGGATTCAACAACGCCGGTATCGTCAACGTCAACGCCGGCACGCTCGTGCTCAGCGGTGGCGGCACCAACACCGGCACCATCGCCACCGCCTCCGGCGCCACCCTCAGTCTCGTCAATAGCTACACCCTCGACACCGGCTCCACCCTCACGGGCACCGGCACCATCCAGGCCACCGGCGGCACCCTCACGCTCAACAACAGCGTCACCCTCTCCCATCTCCTTCTCAACGGCGCGACCCTGGCCGGCACCCACTCGTGGAACGGCACCGTCACCTGGAGCACCGGCAACTGGAACACCGCCGGCACCACCACCAACCCGACGGGCAGCATCCTCAACATCAGCGGCCCCGCCGAGCACGACTTCGATACCCGCGACCTCGTCAACGCCGGCACCATCAACTGGAGCGCCGGCCGTCTCCGCTCCGGCAATGGCGGCAGCATCCTCAACCAGGGCCAGTGGAACGACACCGGCACCAGCGGCCTTTCGGGCAACAGCCCTGGCGCGAGTTCCTTCAAGAACGACTACGGCGGCAGCTACACCTTCACCAACGCCGCCGGTGCCACCTACACCAAATCCGGCTCCGGCAACACCATCTTCACGGACGTCGCGCTCACCAACGACGGCACGATGAACGTGACCGCCGGTATGCTCTACCTCGTGGCCGGCGGCACCAACAACGGCACCATCACGACCGGCGCCGGCGCAACCCTCACCTTTGGCAACGGCTTCACGCTGGCCAACGGCTCCAGCCTGCTGGGCGCCGGCACGATCGAGACCTACGGCGGCGCCATCACCCTCACCGGCACGGTCAACCTCAGCCACCTGCAGGTTTATAGTGCCACCCTCGCGGGCACCCACAGCCTCGCCGGCACCGTGACCTGGAACACCGGCGATTTCAACACCACCGGTACCACCACCAACCTCGCGGGCAGCACCTTCAACATCGCAACGGCCGCCGAGCACGATTTCAACACCCGCGACTTCGTCAACCAGGGCACGGTCAACTGGACCGCCGGCCGTCTCCGCTCCGGCAACGACGGCAGCATCGTGAATCAGGGCCAGTGGAATGACACCGGCACCAGCTCGCTGGGTGCCACCTCCTCCGGCGCCTCTGCCTTCAAGAACGACTACGGCGGCACCTACACCTTCACCAACGCCGCCGGCGCCACCTACAACAAGACCGGCTCCGGCAACACCCACTTCCAGGACGTCCCCCTTCTCAACGACGGTGCGATCAGCGTGCAAAGCGGCAATCTCTTCCTCAACGGCGGCGGCACGAACGTGGGCACGATGGTCACCGCCTCCGGGGCAAACACGGTCTTCAGCAACAGTTACACCCTCGCGACCGGTTCGTCGCTCACCGGCGCCGGCCTCTACCAGGCCACCGGCGGCACCCTGACGGTCAACGGCACGGTCACCGTCTCCCATCTCACCCACACGGGCGGCACCTTGGTCGGCACGCACACCTTTGCCAACTCGGCGCTGACCTGGAACGGAAGCGACTGGAACTCCGCCGGCACCACCACCCTCGGCACCGGCACCACGCTCACCGTCAGCGGCACCGCCGAACGCGACTTCAACACCCGGATCCTCGTCAACCAGGGCACGCTCAGCTGGACCGGCGGACGCTTCCGCTCGGGCAACGGCGGCAGCATCACCAACGAGGGGCTCTGGCACGACCTCGGCACCAGCACCGCGCCCGGCACCAGCGCCGGCGCCAGCGCCTTCAAGAACGACTATGGCGGCGCCTACACCTTCACCAACGCTGCCAGCGGCACCTACCACAAGGCCGGCACCGGCCTCACCACCTTCCAGGATGTCGGCGTGAGCAACGCCGGCGAGATTCACACCGACGCCGGCACGCTGAGCTTTGTCGCCGGCCTCTCGCTCGCTCCCACCAGCGTTCTCAGTTTCAGCCTCGGCGGCACGACCGCCGGCACCGACTACGGCCTCGTGGCCGTCAGCAGCGCCCTCGTCCTCAGCGGTTCGCTGGCCCTCGATTTCTCCGGCGGCTTCCAAAACTCGATCCTCGGCGCCAACACCTTCACGCTCCTGAACTCCGGCGCCACCCTCACCGGCAGCTTCGCCAACGTCGCCAACGGCCAGCGCCTCTGGACCGCCGACGGCTTCGGCTCCTTCGAAGTCCACTACGGCGCCGCCAGCATCTTCTCCCCCAGCAGCCTCGTCCTCGCCAACTTCGAAGCCGTCCCCGAGCCCACGACCTGGCTGCTGCTTGCGCTGGGCCTGATTCCGCTCTGGCGCCGTCGGGCGTGA
- a CDS encoding TonB-dependent receptor — protein MRSAPSQALFRKAFASTAGVVIAATGFALADHTPSYLPPANEILHLDKLEVTGSQAEDSYAIQRSITATKTDTALVDVPQSISVITRELITDQAMLSIGDVTRYVPGVGIAQGEGNRDTPVMRGNSTTADFFVDGVRDDVQYLRDLYNVDRVEVLKGPNAMIFGRGGSGGLLNRVTKQAHGRELRELTLQAGSDSHFRATLDYGSAATNAFAYRLSGLYEDSESYRDGFTLKRHGLNPTFAWSVAPATTLRFGYEYFHDERVADRGVSSFQGRPLVTDASVFFGDPAQSPVEATVNSTFAVLEHRFGRGVTLRNHTRYSVYDKFYQNIFPGAVNATATTVALSAYNQATDRENFFNQTDLEFFAETGTVKHHFLTGLEVARQETDNVRLTGYFETVSPTTTSISVALANPRTTLPVSFRPSATDANNHGVAKTFAVYAQDQVTLLPQLQAIAGLRYERFTVDFLNNRTGAALDSADEMLSPRAGLVFKPASNVSVYASYTMSFVPRAGEQLASLTATNRAFDPEEFNNKEIGVKWDLRPDLAFTAAVYRLDRTNVVITDPADSTKSLLVDGQRAEGVELGLTGRLTKNWSVSGGYAYQDGEILTTQSATVVAGRRLAQLPRHTLSLWNRYDFNRTFGLGLGAIYRDTIFASADNTVTLPSFVRLDAAVFYRLNDRFRAQLNVENILDRHYYASAHSNNNITPGSPRAFRVSLTTSF, from the coding sequence ATGCGCTCAGCTCCTTCTCAAGCCCTGTTTCGCAAAGCCTTCGCCTCCACCGCGGGCGTTGTAATCGCCGCCACCGGCTTTGCTTTGGCCGATCACACACCCAGTTACCTGCCTCCCGCCAATGAGATCCTTCATCTCGACAAGCTTGAGGTGACCGGCTCGCAGGCCGAGGACAGCTACGCGATTCAGCGCAGCATCACGGCCACCAAGACCGATACCGCACTGGTGGATGTGCCGCAGTCCATTTCGGTGATTACGCGCGAACTCATTACCGACCAAGCCATGCTCAGCATCGGCGACGTCACCCGCTATGTCCCCGGCGTGGGTATTGCCCAGGGCGAGGGCAACCGCGACACCCCCGTCATGCGCGGCAACAGCACAACCGCCGACTTCTTCGTGGATGGCGTGCGCGACGACGTCCAATACCTGCGCGACCTCTACAACGTGGACCGCGTCGAGGTCCTGAAGGGACCCAACGCCATGATCTTCGGCCGCGGCGGCTCCGGCGGGCTCCTCAACCGCGTGACCAAGCAGGCCCACGGCCGCGAGCTCCGTGAACTCACCCTGCAGGCCGGCTCCGACTCCCACTTCCGCGCCACGCTCGACTACGGCTCCGCCGCCACCAACGCCTTCGCCTACCGCCTCAGCGGTCTCTACGAGGACAGCGAAAGCTACCGCGACGGCTTCACGCTGAAGCGCCACGGCCTGAACCCGACCTTCGCCTGGTCCGTCGCCCCGGCCACGACGCTGCGCTTCGGCTACGAATATTTCCACGATGAGCGCGTCGCCGACCGCGGGGTCTCGTCGTTCCAAGGCCGCCCGCTCGTCACCGACGCTTCGGTGTTTTTCGGCGACCCGGCGCAGAGCCCCGTCGAGGCCACGGTCAATTCCACTTTCGCCGTCTTGGAACACCGCTTCGGCCGCGGAGTCACCCTGCGCAACCACACGCGCTACAGCGTCTATGACAAGTTCTACCAAAACATCTTCCCCGGCGCCGTGAACGCCACCGCCACCACCGTTGCCCTCTCTGCCTACAACCAGGCTACCGACCGCGAAAACTTCTTCAACCAGACCGACCTCGAGTTCTTCGCCGAGACCGGCACCGTGAAGCACCACTTTCTCACCGGCCTTGAGGTCGCGCGCCAGGAAACCGACAACGTGCGCCTCACCGGTTACTTCGAGACCGTCAGCCCGACCACCACCTCCATCAGCGTCGCGCTCGCCAACCCGCGCACCACCCTGCCCGTCTCGTTCCGCCCGAGCGCCACCGACGCCAACAACCATGGCGTCGCGAAGACTTTCGCCGTGTATGCGCAGGACCAGGTCACGCTCCTCCCGCAGCTTCAGGCCATCGCCGGCCTCCGCTACGAGCGCTTCACGGTGGACTTCCTGAACAACCGCACCGGCGCCGCCCTCGACAGCGCCGACGAAATGCTCTCGCCCCGCGCCGGTCTCGTGTTCAAGCCCGCCAGCAACGTCTCCGTTTACGCCAGCTACACCATGTCGTTCGTCCCCCGCGCCGGCGAGCAACTGGCCTCGCTCACCGCGACCAACCGCGCTTTCGACCCCGAGGAGTTCAACAATAAGGAGATCGGCGTGAAGTGGGACCTGCGCCCCGACCTCGCCTTTACCGCCGCCGTCTATCGCCTCGACCGCACCAACGTCGTCATCACCGACCCCGCCGACTCCACCAAGTCCCTCCTCGTGGACGGCCAGCGCGCCGAGGGCGTCGAGCTCGGCCTCACCGGCCGCCTCACCAAGAACTGGAGCGTCTCCGGCGGCTACGCCTACCAGGACGGCGAAATCCTGACCACCCAGTCGGCCACCGTTGTCGCCGGCCGCCGCCTCGCGCAGCTCCCGCGCCACACGCTCTCGCTGTGGAACCGCTACGACTTCAACCGCACCTTCGGCCTCGGCCTTGGCGCGATCTACCGCGACACCATCTTCGCCTCGGCCGACAACACCGTCACACTGCCCTCCTTCGTGCGCCTCGACGCCGCGGTGTTTTACCGGCTCAACGACCGTTTCCGGGCCCAGCTCAACGTCGAGAACATCCTCGACCGCCACTACTACGCCTCGGCTCACAGCAACAACAACATCACGCCCGGCTCGCCCCGTGCCTTCCGTGTGAGCCTGACGACCTCGTTCTAA
- a CDS encoding PepSY-associated TM helix domain-containing protein produces MSTLRSVLFWLHLAAGVICGLVIAVLCFTGTALAFEKELIAWAERDARQVAAPVPGTPRLGVEELASRLRTAFPDAKPGNIVVSRDPLTAVAFTVSRTEGYHVNPYTGEVRQTASYAMGRFMQTMFEWHRYLGFSGEKSRPNGKLVTGIANIVFCFLAVSGLVLWWPRTLSWRALRPGIWFTQNTSARARDWNWHNVLGFWSAPVLIGLTLTAMPISFPWAAKLTYTLTGTPLPASGPQSSGAPPPAATVPAPAVGAKAVSRDVLLATVEREMPGWSSVSFRFAHRPDPAKPTAAIFTVREPGTWPRTAATTLQFDPFTGALLQRDGYADLSAARKVRAWTRFLHTGEALGPWAQAIAGLASLAGVVLAYTGVALACRRLLGRKPAKS; encoded by the coding sequence ATGTCCACGCTCCGCTCCGTCCTTTTCTGGCTCCATCTCGCCGCCGGCGTCATCTGCGGTCTCGTGATCGCCGTGCTCTGCTTCACGGGCACGGCCCTCGCCTTCGAGAAGGAACTGATCGCCTGGGCCGAGCGCGACGCGCGGCAGGTCGCCGCTCCCGTCCCCGGCACGCCGCGCCTGGGCGTGGAAGAACTCGCCAGCCGCCTGCGGACGGCCTTCCCCGACGCCAAACCCGGCAACATCGTCGTGTCGCGCGACCCGCTCACCGCAGTCGCATTCACCGTCAGCCGCACCGAGGGCTATCACGTCAATCCCTACACGGGCGAGGTGCGCCAGACCGCGTCCTATGCGATGGGCCGCTTCATGCAGACGATGTTCGAGTGGCACCGCTACCTGGGATTCTCCGGCGAGAAATCCCGCCCCAACGGCAAGCTCGTGACCGGCATCGCCAACATTGTGTTCTGCTTCCTCGCCGTTTCGGGCCTCGTGCTGTGGTGGCCGCGAACGCTCTCGTGGCGTGCGCTTCGTCCTGGCATCTGGTTCACGCAAAACACCTCGGCGCGCGCGCGTGATTGGAACTGGCACAACGTCCTCGGCTTCTGGTCCGCCCCCGTGCTGATCGGCCTCACGCTCACGGCCATGCCGATCTCTTTCCCCTGGGCCGCGAAACTCACCTACACGCTCACCGGCACGCCGCTGCCCGCCAGCGGCCCGCAGAGCAGCGGCGCCCCGCCGCCGGCCGCCACCGTGCCCGCACCGGCCGTCGGCGCGAAAGCCGTTTCCCGTGACGTCCTGCTCGCCACCGTAGAGCGCGAAATGCCTGGATGGTCGAGCGTCAGCTTCCGTTTCGCCCACCGGCCCGATCCCGCCAAGCCTACGGCCGCGATCTTCACCGTGCGCGAACCGGGCACTTGGCCGCGCACGGCGGCCACCACGCTCCAATTTGATCCCTTCACCGGCGCGTTGCTCCAACGCGACGGCTACGCCGACCTCTCCGCCGCCCGCAAGGTGCGCGCCTGGACCCGCTTCCTCCATACCGGCGAAGCGCTTGGCCCATGGGCTCAAGCCATCGCCGGCCTCGCCTCCCTCGCTGGCGTTGTGCTCGCCTACACCGGCGTCGCCCTCGCTTGCCGCCGTCTGCTCGGCCGCAAGCCGGCCAAAAGCTAG
- the aroB gene encoding 3-dehydroquinate synthase, giving the protein MTSDLAVDLGEKSYPIHFPSDASAAIREMLATNVAAGRSNILLTDDGVARAQSKFLADTFGATPRLIVPAGERTKCLETFGKVLDFLAANRVNRQGVLWVVGGGVVGDLGGYSAASYLRGISYVQVPTTLLAMVDSSVGGKTGINLTAGKNLVGAFHHPKAVFIGREFLQTLPPREFAAGMAEIVKYGLLGDAALFAQLEQKPVDARSTELADVIRRCCQLKAEIVKADEFERAPEGGRALLNLGHTFGHAVEQVTGYTTYLHGEGVAIGLAAAARLSHKLGLLTPEDITRVEKTVAAHNLPIRLRGPLPLAELQNATTRDKKNRADGVRFVVMPSLGRAATRSGIAPSTVEAVWREVGAT; this is encoded by the coding sequence ATGACAAGTGACCTCGCCGTCGATCTGGGCGAAAAAAGTTATCCGATTCATTTCCCGTCCGATGCCTCGGCGGCGATTCGGGAGATGTTGGCGACCAACGTGGCGGCTGGACGCAGCAACATCCTGCTGACGGACGACGGCGTGGCGCGCGCGCAGTCGAAGTTTCTGGCCGATACCTTCGGTGCAACGCCGCGTTTGATCGTGCCGGCGGGTGAGCGCACGAAATGCTTGGAGACCTTCGGCAAGGTGCTCGATTTCCTCGCGGCGAACCGCGTGAACCGTCAAGGCGTGTTGTGGGTGGTCGGCGGCGGGGTGGTGGGCGACCTCGGCGGCTACTCCGCCGCGAGCTACCTGCGGGGCATCAGCTATGTCCAGGTGCCGACCACGCTGCTGGCGATGGTGGACAGCTCGGTCGGAGGCAAGACCGGCATCAATCTCACGGCGGGCAAGAATCTCGTCGGTGCGTTCCACCACCCGAAGGCGGTCTTCATTGGGCGCGAGTTTCTCCAGACGCTCCCGCCGCGCGAATTCGCCGCCGGCATGGCCGAGATCGTCAAATACGGCCTGCTGGGCGACGCCGCGCTCTTTGCCCAGCTGGAGCAAAAGCCGGTGGACGCCCGCAGCACCGAGCTGGCGGATGTGATCCGTCGCTGTTGCCAGCTGAAGGCCGAGATCGTGAAGGCCGACGAATTCGAGCGCGCCCCCGAGGGCGGCCGGGCGTTGCTGAACCTCGGTCACACCTTCGGCCACGCGGTCGAGCAGGTGACGGGTTACACGACCTACCTGCATGGCGAAGGCGTCGCCATCGGGCTGGCCGCAGCCGCGCGCCTCTCGCACAAGCTCGGCCTGCTCACGCCGGAGGACATTACCCGGGTCGAGAAAACCGTCGCCGCGCACAACCTTCCGATCCGTCTCCGCGGTCCGCTGCCGCTGGCCGAACTCCAGAACGCCACCACCCGGGACAAGAAGAACCGCGCCGACGGCGTGCGCTTCGTGGTCATGCCGTCGCTCGGCCGCGCCGCCACCCGCTCGGGCATCGCGCCGTCCACGGTCGAGGCCGTCTGGCGCGAAGTGGGGGCCACGTAA